The DNA region CCGACAGACTGTACTTTCCGGACCCATGCCCGACGCCTCTGGGCATTTCGGAATTTTCGGCGGCAAATTCGTCTCCGAAACCCTGATGCCTGCGCTCGAAGAGCTGGAGGCGGCCTGGCGAAAGTACCTGTCGGATGCCGAATTCGTCGCCCGTCTTGACTCCGACCTGGCCCATTTTGTCGGTCGGCCCTCGCCACTGTATCTCGCCGAGAACCTGACGGATCGAGCCGGTGGTGCGCGTATCGTGCTCAAGCGCGAGGACCTCAACCATACCGGTGCGCACAAGATCAACAATACCGTTGGCCAGGCCCTGCTGGCCCACGCCATGGGCAAGCAGCGCGTGATCGCAGAGACCGGTGCCGGACAGCATGGTGTGGCTACGGCCACGGTGGCTGCGCGTCTGGGGCAGGAATGCGTGGTGTACATGGGCGCGGAGGATGTACGCCGTCAGGCGGTCAATGTCTATCGGATGAAGTTGCTCGGCGCCGAGGTCATCAGCGTGGATGCCGGCTCAAGGACGCTGAAAGACGCCCTCAACGAGGCAATGCGTGACTGGGTCACGAACGTGGACGATACCTTCTACGTGCTTGGCACCGTGGCCGGCCCGCACCCGTATCCGGCCATGGTGCGCGACTTCAATGCCGTGGTCGGGCGCGAGGCGCGTTCTCAGATGCTGGAAGAGTACGGGCGTCTGCCTTCGGCCCTGGTGGCCTGCGTGGGCGGTGGATCGAATGCCATGGGCATGTTCCACCCCTTCATCGAAGATGAGTCGGTGGCCATGTACGGCGTCGAGGCGGCCGGTCGTGGACTGGACGGCGATGCTCATGCCGCCAGCCTGTGTGCCGGACGCGTCGGCGTGCTGCACGGGTCGCGCACCTACCTGCTCGACGACGAAGCCGGGCAGATCCGCGATACCCATTCGGTCTCGGCCGGTCTGGACTACCCCGGTGTCGGACCCGAGCATGCCTGGCTCAAGGACAGTGGCAGAGCGCAGTATGTAGGCATCAGCGACGAGGAGGCCATGGCCGCATTTCATGAGCTGACGCGTCGGGAAGGCATCATGCCGGCGCTGGAAAGTGCCCATGCCGTGGCCCATGGCATGAAACTCGCCGCGACGTTGAGCGCCGATGACATTGTGCTGGTCAATCTTTCCGGACGCGGTGACAAGGACATCAATACCGTGGCCGAACTGGAGGGAATCGAGTTTTGAATCGCATTGATGCGCGTTTCCGCGAGTTGAAGGAAAGCGGCCGCACGGCCCTGATCCCTTACGTGACTGCCGGCTATCCGCAGCCGGGGGCCACCGTTCCCGTGCTGCATGCCGCCGTCGAGGCCGGTGCCGATCTGCTTGAAGTCGGCATGCCGTTTTCCGATGTCATGGCCGACGGGCCGGTGATCCAGGAGGCCTGTGCGCGGGCTCTGGAGCAGGGTACCCATCTCGACGAGGTGCTGGCGATGGTGGCGGAGTTCCGGCGCAACGATCCGCACACCCCCGTCATCCTGATGGGATACACCAACCCAATTGAACGCCGAGGCGTGGCGCGGTTCGTCGAGCAGGCGGCAGACGCCGGCGTCGATGGCCTGCTGATCGTCGACTGCCCGGCCGAGGAGGCCGCCGACATGCGGTCGGCGCTGGCGCAACGCTCGCTGCACCAGATCTTCCTGGTGGCACCGACGACCACCGAGTCGCGTCTGGAGCGTACCGCGACGCTGGCCGGCGGGTTTGTCTATTACGTTTCTATCAAGGGTGTGACCGGCGCTGCCACTCTGGATACCGATTCGCTGGCTCCGGCCGTGGCTCGGATTCGCTCGCGCATGGATCTTCCGGTGGCCGTGGGTTTTGGCATTCGCACCCCCGAGCAGGCCGCCGCCAGCGCCCGGGCAGCGGATGCCGTGGTCATCGGTTCGGCACTGGTCAGTCGCCTGGGCGAGTGCATCGATGTCGAGCAGGCCGTGGCCACGGCGCATGAATACCTTGCTCCGATTCGCGAGTCGATGGAAAATAACGCGCCTTCAAGAACCAACAAGACCAAGCGGACTGCCTGACAATGAGCTGGTTCCAGAAACTCATGCCCGCACGCATTCGCACCGAGGGCGGCAAGAGCCGAAAGGTGCCTGATGGACTGTGGACCAAGTGCAAGGCCTGCGATGCCGTGCTCTATCGTCCCGAACTGGAGCGCAACCTTAACGTATGCCCGAAGTGTGACCACCACATGGCGCTGACCGGGCGTGCGCGCCTGGAGGCTTTTCTTGACGAAGGTGAGCACATCGAGATCGGCGCCGGACTGTCGCCGGTTGACAGGCTCAGGTTTCGCGATACCAAGAAATACCGTGATCGCATCCATGCCAGTCAGAAGGCCACCGGCGAGCGCGACGCACTGGTTGCCCTGCGAGGGCAGTTGCTGGATATGGAGTTGGTGGCCTGTGCCTTCGACTTCCGTTTCATGGGTGGGTCGATGGGCTCGGTGGTCGGCGAACGCTTCGCCCGGGCGACCCGGGAATGCCTGGATCGGGGGCTGCCGCTGGTGTGTTTTTCGGCTTCGGGTGGTGCGCGCATGCAGGAAGGCCTGTTCTCGCTGATGCAGATGGCCAAGACCTCGGCGGGGCTGTCGCGCATGGCCGAGGAAGGGCTTCCCTACATCTCGGTTCTGACTCACCCCACCACCGGCGGTGTCTCGGCCAGTCTCGGCATGCTGGGAGATATCAATATCGGTGAGCCCAATGCCCTGATCGGTTTTGCCGGCCCGCGGGTGATCGAACAGACGGTGCGGGAGAAGCTGCCCGAAGGCTTCCAGCGCTCGGAGTTCCTGCTGGAGAAAGGCGCCATCGACCAGATCGTCGACCGGCGCGAACTGCGCAAGCGGATTCACAGCCTGCTGTCCATGCTGCTGGGGGGGCGCCGGCATCCAGCCCGAGAGGGTGAGCTGCTCGAAAACGACGCCCCTGACGAACCGTCGTAAACGGCGGGGTTCAGCAGTTTGTCCGACATCTCGCTGGCCACGTGGCTTGATCGGCTGGAGCAGCGAACCCCCGAGTCGCGGATTGATCTGGGGCTCGAGCGGGTTCGCGAGGTGGCCGATCGGCTCGATATCGCGCGGCCCGACTGTCCGGTGGTCACGGTGGCCGGGACCAATGGCAAGGGCTCGGTGGTCGCCATGCTGGAGGCCATGGCCGTTGCCGGTGGTCTCAAGCCGTTCGCTTATACCTCCCCGCATATCCTGCAGTTCGCCGAGCGCATGCGTTTTGACCGTGCGCTGGCTCCGGATGACAGGATTGCCGCGGCCATTGCAGCCGTTGAACGGGCACGGCGCCAGGTGGCGCTGACCTACTTCGAGCACATCACGCTTGCCGCCTTGTTGCTGGCCTCGCGCATGAAGCCCGACGTGCTGTTTCTCGAGGTCGGTCTTGGTGGTCGGCTGGATGCGGTCAACCTGGTTGACGCCGATGTGGCGGTGCTGACCTCCATCGGCCTGGATCATACCGAGTGGCTGGGGCGTACGCGTGCCGCCATTGCCCGCGAGAAGGCCGGAATCGCGCGCTCCGGACGCCCGGTAATCGTGGGTGAAAAGCGTCGACCGCCCGCGCTGGAGCAGAGTCTGTCCCGCGCCGGGGCCGACATGATGCTGGCCGGGCGGCAACTGAAGTGGCGCCGAGTAAAGTCCGGTCTCCGGGTCGAGCTGGGTCAGCGCGTGCTGGACCTGCCGCGGCCGGCACTGCCCGGTCGCTGGCAGGAAGCCAATGCTGCTTGTGCCGTGGCGGCCATGGTCGCCCTGGAGCATCGCCTCGACCTGAATGAGGAGGCCCTGTCCGCCGGACTTCGAACGGTCAGCCTGCCGGGGCGTATGCAGCGCTTCGGTTCGGCCCCGGAGATTATCGTTGACGTGGCGCACAATGCCGCCGCTGCCCGCACCCTGGCCAGCGCACTCGAATCGGACCAGGGCCGCTGCCTGGCAGTATTCGCAGCCCTTTCCGGCAAGGACGTCAAGGCAATCGGTCGCGTAATGAACGACGCTGTCGATCATTGGCTGATTGCCGGTTTGACGGGGGATCGCGGGCAATCGGCCGAACAGATCGATGCCGGACTGGCCGCGATTCCTGTTTCCGGAGGCCGGGAAACGGTAGAATCCGTACCGCGGGCGCTGGAACGGGCGCTGGCTCGCGCCCGCCGGCAAGACCGAATCGTGGTTTTCGGCTCCTTCCGGACCGTAGCCGAAGCCTGGCCCACCCTCATGCAGCAAGGCTAGCGAAATGGACAAGGTACTCAAGCAGCGGTTGATTGGCGCCTCCATCCTGATCGCCCTGGCCGTGATCTTTCTGCCCATGCTGTTTGACGGGGGTGAAGAAGAGCGTGTCCCCCGCAAGCTGGATTTCGATTTGCCTGAGCGCCCGGCCGATCCCGATGACACGGTCCGGCTGGCACTGGATCCCGACCAGGTCCGCTCGGTGCCGGAGCAGACCGAGGCCGAACCACCTGAACCCGAGCCCCAGGTTCCACCGCAACCGGCTGAAAGGCCGGAGCCCGAACCGGAGGAAATGCCCGCCGAAGAAGAGCTGGTCGAAGAAGCGCCGCCAACCGAACCGGTTCCCGACCCCCTGCCCGAGCCTGAGCCTGAGCCGGAACCGGAACCTGAGCCGGAACCCGAACCTGCACCCGAGCCGGTCGTCGAGGATGTCGCCGATGGTGACTGGCAGGTTCAGGTGGCCGTATTCAGTCAGCGTGATTCGGCCGAGCGTATCAGCGAGCGGCTTGACGGCCTCGGTCATGCTGTTCATCTCGATAGCCTGACTCGCGATGACGCCACATTGTGGCGCTTGCGAACCGGTCCCTACGCATCTCGAGAGGATGCCGAGACTGCGCGTGGCCAGATTGCGGCCACGGTGGCCGGCGTGGAACCCGCCATCGTATCGCGGGAGCGTGGCGTGGCTCCCGCCGATGAGGTGCCGGCCGGCTACGCGGTACAGGTAGGCTCGTTTGCCAGCCTCAACAACGCCGACCGTCTCATGGCACGCCTGTCGGAGCTTGGTTTCGAAGCCTTTAAGCATGAGGAGGTCTCCGGTGGACGAACCATCTACCGCGTTCGTGTCGGAAGCTACTCAGAGCGCGATGACGCCGACCAGTTGCGCGCAAGGCTGCAGGATGAAGCCGGGCTCGAGGGGATTGTGGTCAGCCATCCATGAGCGTGGCCGATTATGCGATTCTGGGCATCTGCCTGGTATCGATCGTGGTCAGTCTCTTTCGTGGCTTTATCCGCGAGGTATTTTCCTTGCTGGTCTGGATTGCCGCCGGTTACGTGGCCTTGCAGGCTGCCGGGCCAATATCGGTGCGGCTCGAAGACACGATAGACGTGCCTTCGGTGCGGGTGATCGTGGCTTTCGTGGCCGTGTTTGTCGTGGTGCTGGTTATCGGTGGTCTGATCAACTATCTGCTTGGCAGGCTGGTTGACGGAACCGGCCTGAGCGGCACCGATCGCCTGCTCGGTGCCTTGTTTGGTGCCCTGCGGGGCATTGCTATCGTGACGATTGGGGTGATTCTGGCGACATTCACCCCGTTTGTCGAAGATCCATGGTGGCGGGAGTCAACCCTGCTGCCCGAGTTTGAACGGCTGGGTATCTGGATGGTCGGATTCTTTCCCGAGTCGATCCAGGCCTACCTGCCCGTGGAGTCCGTGACGGAGACTGAAGCCTGATATGTGTGGAATCGTAGGTATCGCAGGGCGCGCGCCGGTTGCCGCCCGTCTGTATGACGCCATGACCATCCTGCAGCATCGCGGTCAGGATGCCGCCGGCATGACCACGCTCGATGGTGGCCGGATGCGTTCAGCCCGGGGGCTGGGACTGGTGCGCGATGTGTTCTCCGAGTCGTCGGTGGCCGGATTGACTGGCGAGTACGGGATCGGTCACGTGCGCTACCCGACGGCCGGGCTGGACCAGCCAGACGAGGCGCAGCCGATGTATGTCAACTCACCCTGCGGCATCTCGCTGGGGCACAACGGCAACCTGATCAACAGTGAAGTGCTCAGCCGCGAGCTGTTCGAAGAAGACCGGCGGCATATCAATACCGAGTCCGACTCCGAGGTGCTGCTCAACTGCCTGGCCCACGAACTGAGCCAGCACACCAGCAACGGGATTCATCCGGTCGATGTATTCAATGCCGTCGATGGCGTGTTTCGCCGTTGCCGTGGCGGCTATGCCACCGTGGCCGTCATTGCCGGCGTGGGTTTGCTTGGGTTTCGTGATCCGCACGGCATTCGACCCATTGTGCTGGGACGGCGGGAGTCACCCGACGGTCCGGAGTACATTCTGGCCTCCGAATCGGTCGTGCTGGATATTCTCGACTTCGAGCTGGTGGGTGATCTGGCCCCCGGAGAGAGCGTGCTGATCACCGTGGATGGCGAGTTGCACCGGCATGTCAGTGACCGCGCCGAGGGCTACAGCCCCTGCATGTTCGAGTTTGTCTATTTTGCCCGCCCGGATTCCATGATCGACGACCTGTCGGTCTACAAGGCGCGTTTGCGCATGGGTGAAGCCCTGGCCGAGAGAATCCTGAACGAATGGCCGGATCACGACATCGATGCTGTCATCCCGGTGCCGGATACCTCGCGCACGGCCTGTCTGCCGCTGGCACACATGCTGGGCGCCAAGTATCGCGAGGGCCTGATGAAGAATCGCTATATCGGCCGGACGTTCATCATGCCGGGCCAGGAAGAGCGGGCCCGCTCGGTGCGGCGCAAGCTCAATACCATTTCGCTGGAGTTTCGCAACAAGAACGTGTTGCTGGTCGATGATTCCATCGTGCGTGGCACGACATCCAAACAGATCGTTCAAATGGCTCGTGAAGCCGGCGCCAAGAAGGTCTACCTGGCCTCGGCCTCGCCGCCGGTACGCTACCCCAATGTCTATGGCATTGACATGCCGGCGGCCAGTGAACTGATTGCCTCGGGACGCAGCGAGGAGCAGATACGAGAGCATATCGGAGCCGATCGCCTGATTTACCAGGAACTGGGTGATCTGGAAAGAGCCGTGCGCGGCAAGAATGAGCGGCTGACCGGTTTCGACAGCTCCTGTTTCAGTGGCCAGTACGTCACTGGGCTTGAGGATGGTTACCTCGAAGCCCTGGAGGCTCGTCGCGCCGATGCCGTGCGCAAGGAGCGTCGCCAGAACAGCTCCTGAGGCCGCTTGCCACCGTGATGACACGCTATCGCTGTCTACGCAGTTAGACTCTTGCTTCTGACTCGATACGGAGTGGCTACATGCCATCCACCGCCATCGTCTGGCTGCGACGGGATCTGCGTCTGGCCGACAACCCCGCTCTTGATCAGGCGCG from Wenzhouxiangella sp. AB-CW3 includes:
- the trpB gene encoding tryptophan synthase subunit beta: MPDASGHFGIFGGKFVSETLMPALEELEAAWRKYLSDAEFVARLDSDLAHFVGRPSPLYLAENLTDRAGGARIVLKREDLNHTGAHKINNTVGQALLAHAMGKQRVIAETGAGQHGVATATVAARLGQECVVYMGAEDVRRQAVNVYRMKLLGAEVISVDAGSRTLKDALNEAMRDWVTNVDDTFYVLGTVAGPHPYPAMVRDFNAVVGREARSQMLEEYGRLPSALVACVGGGSNAMGMFHPFIEDESVAMYGVEAAGRGLDGDAHAASLCAGRVGVLHGSRTYLLDDEAGQIRDTHSVSAGLDYPGVGPEHAWLKDSGRAQYVGISDEEAMAAFHELTRREGIMPALESAHAVAHGMKLAATLSADDIVLVNLSGRGDKDINTVAELEGIEF
- the trpA gene encoding tryptophan synthase subunit alpha → MNRIDARFRELKESGRTALIPYVTAGYPQPGATVPVLHAAVEAGADLLEVGMPFSDVMADGPVIQEACARALEQGTHLDEVLAMVAEFRRNDPHTPVILMGYTNPIERRGVARFVEQAADAGVDGLLIVDCPAEEAADMRSALAQRSLHQIFLVAPTTTESRLERTATLAGGFVYYVSIKGVTGAATLDTDSLAPAVARIRSRMDLPVAVGFGIRTPEQAAASARAADAVVIGSALVSRLGECIDVEQAVATAHEYLAPIRESMENNAPSRTNKTKRTA
- the accD gene encoding acetyl-CoA carboxylase, carboxyltransferase subunit beta, with the protein product MSWFQKLMPARIRTEGGKSRKVPDGLWTKCKACDAVLYRPELERNLNVCPKCDHHMALTGRARLEAFLDEGEHIEIGAGLSPVDRLRFRDTKKYRDRIHASQKATGERDALVALRGQLLDMELVACAFDFRFMGGSMGSVVGERFARATRECLDRGLPLVCFSASGGARMQEGLFSLMQMAKTSAGLSRMAEEGLPYISVLTHPTTGGVSASLGMLGDINIGEPNALIGFAGPRVIEQTVREKLPEGFQRSEFLLEKGAIDQIVDRRELRKRIHSLLSMLLGGRRHPAREGELLENDAPDEPS
- a CDS encoding bifunctional folylpolyglutamate synthase/dihydrofolate synthase; the protein is MSDISLATWLDRLEQRTPESRIDLGLERVREVADRLDIARPDCPVVTVAGTNGKGSVVAMLEAMAVAGGLKPFAYTSPHILQFAERMRFDRALAPDDRIAAAIAAVERARRQVALTYFEHITLAALLLASRMKPDVLFLEVGLGGRLDAVNLVDADVAVLTSIGLDHTEWLGRTRAAIAREKAGIARSGRPVIVGEKRRPPALEQSLSRAGADMMLAGRQLKWRRVKSGLRVELGQRVLDLPRPALPGRWQEANAACAVAAMVALEHRLDLNEEALSAGLRTVSLPGRMQRFGSAPEIIVDVAHNAAAARTLASALESDQGRCLAVFAALSGKDVKAIGRVMNDAVDHWLIAGLTGDRGQSAEQIDAGLAAIPVSGGRETVESVPRALERALARARRQDRIVVFGSFRTVAEAWPTLMQQG
- a CDS encoding SPOR domain-containing protein, which codes for MDKVLKQRLIGASILIALAVIFLPMLFDGGEEERVPRKLDFDLPERPADPDDTVRLALDPDQVRSVPEQTEAEPPEPEPQVPPQPAERPEPEPEEMPAEEELVEEAPPTEPVPDPLPEPEPEPEPEPEPEPEPAPEPVVEDVADGDWQVQVAVFSQRDSAERISERLDGLGHAVHLDSLTRDDATLWRLRTGPYASREDAETARGQIAATVAGVEPAIVSRERGVAPADEVPAGYAVQVGSFASLNNADRLMARLSELGFEAFKHEEVSGGRTIYRVRVGSYSERDDADQLRARLQDEAGLEGIVVSHP
- a CDS encoding CvpA family protein gives rise to the protein MSVADYAILGICLVSIVVSLFRGFIREVFSLLVWIAAGYVALQAAGPISVRLEDTIDVPSVRVIVAFVAVFVVVLVIGGLINYLLGRLVDGTGLSGTDRLLGALFGALRGIAIVTIGVILATFTPFVEDPWWRESTLLPEFERLGIWMVGFFPESIQAYLPVESVTETEA
- the purF gene encoding amidophosphoribosyltransferase; this encodes MCGIVGIAGRAPVAARLYDAMTILQHRGQDAAGMTTLDGGRMRSARGLGLVRDVFSESSVAGLTGEYGIGHVRYPTAGLDQPDEAQPMYVNSPCGISLGHNGNLINSEVLSRELFEEDRRHINTESDSEVLLNCLAHELSQHTSNGIHPVDVFNAVDGVFRRCRGGYATVAVIAGVGLLGFRDPHGIRPIVLGRRESPDGPEYILASESVVLDILDFELVGDLAPGESVLITVDGELHRHVSDRAEGYSPCMFEFVYFARPDSMIDDLSVYKARLRMGEALAERILNEWPDHDIDAVIPVPDTSRTACLPLAHMLGAKYREGLMKNRYIGRTFIMPGQEERARSVRRKLNTISLEFRNKNVLLVDDSIVRGTTSKQIVQMAREAGAKKVYLASASPPVRYPNVYGIDMPAASELIASGRSEEQIREHIGADRLIYQELGDLERAVRGKNERLTGFDSSCFSGQYVTGLEDGYLEALEARRADAVRKERRQNSS